The following DNA comes from Estrella lausannensis.
TCAGCGAGCTTTTTATGATTGGCATCGGAGGATCGGATCTCGGCCCCTCGGCCATCTATTATGCGCTCGAACATCTTCTCATCAAGGGGAGAAAAGTCCATTTCATCAACAATATCGACCCTGATTCATTGGCCCTCGCTGTTAAAGGGGCAGATTTGAAGCGTTCGCTTGCCGTGGTGGTCTCTAAATCGGGATCCACCATCGAAACTAAAACGAATGAAGAGTTTTTAAGGTCGAAATTCAAAGCCGCCGGTTTAGATCCCGGACGCCACTTCATTGCAGTGACGGGGGAGGGAAGTGAAATGGATGATGCCAGGCGCTATCTTAAGGTCTTCTATATCTGGGACTGGATCGGGGGGCGCTACTCGTCGACTTCCATGGTGGGAGGGGTATTACTCGGGTTTGCCCTCGGATTTGACACTTTTTGGGAATTTTTGAAAGGCGCCCATGCTATGGACCAGGTTGCCTTAAGGGAAGATATTCGTTCCAACTTGCCGCTGATGGGAGCGTTGCTTTCTGTCTGGAACAGAAACTTCCTCGGCATGGCAACACTTGCCATCATTCCCTATGCCCAGGGGATGAGTCGTTTCCCGGCCCATATCCAGCAGCTTTCCATGGAGTCGAACGGCAAACATATCGACAGAAGGGGTAACACCGTCTCTCATAGAACAGGAATGGTGATCTGGGGAGAACCCGGAACTAATGCGCAACACTCCTTTTTCCAGCTCATTCACCAGGGAACCGATACCATCCCGCTCGAGTTTATCGGATTTAAAGAGAGCCGGTTTGGCGATGATTATACCTTCGAGAAGACAACGAGCCAGGAAAAATTGATCGCTAATTTGATTGCTCAGGCGATCGCTCTTGCCATCGGGCAGAAAAGCAACAATCCCAATAGAGAATTTTTGGGCAACAGGCCCTCCCATCTTTTGATTGCCAAACGGCAAGACCCCTTCACCATAGGAGCTCTTCTTGCCTACTTCGAGCACAAGGTGGCTTTCGAGGGGTTCATCTGGAATATCAACTCCTTTGATCAAGAAGGGGTTCAACTGGGAAAGGTGTTGGCTAATAAGGTTTTAAACCGCATGCCTTCCATGAAGAGCGCTTCCGATCCGTTCCCGGTTGCCGATGCATTCATTAAACATTTTGGAGATGTTTGATGAAATTCCCAAGAGAGTGCTAATATGCTGGCTTTGGAACAAGTCCCGTAAGAGACTGTTCACAAACCCAAGTCAGTATGCTTTGCTGCCGAATTTAGTTTGAAGATGGTCTCTGGAACAATTCAGTCTCTTTTTAATTGCCTTTCAGCTGTTTTTTATCGAAATGCGGCTCGGGCAATTCCTGATTTTCGGAGAGATTTTCCGGATAGGTTTTTGGTCTACACGATTTAGTATCTCTTAAGAAGAGGCATCCATGGTCAAGCGGGTAATGATATGCACAGGAGGAACGGGGGGGCACGTTTTTCCGGCTCTAGCCCTTGCCCGACAGCTTAAAGAGGAGATGCCATCCCTCTACATCTGCTTTGCGGGCGGCGGTCTTTCACAAAACCGGTTTTTTGACAAGGAAGCCTACCCATTCAAAGAAGTCCTCTGCGGCTACTTTCCCCTCAAGAACCCTCTCAAATGCGTTGCATCAGCAGGTAAAGTGATGGCAGGAGTCATCCAGAGCGGACGGATCTTAGACGAGGTTAAGCCTGATCTGGTGATCGGTTTTGGCAGTTATCACACGCTGCCTCTTCTGATTGCCACTAAGCTGAGAGGTGTTCCCTATATTCTCCATGCAGCAGACAGCATACCGGGCAAGGTTATCAGATTGATGTCCGGAAGCGCCCTTGCGACAGGGATCACGTTTCCGATGGCAAGAAAGTATTTAAGAGGTCCGGTCGTGGATGTAGGGTCGCCCTTGCGCGAAGACCTGAGGCAAGGCAGGCCTGAAAAAGAGGAGGCCCTTGCCCGCTATGGGCTTAAAGCGGGTAAAAAGACGGTTCTTATCTTTGGAGGGTCTCAAGGGGCGGCATTCATTAACGAGATGATGGAAACGGCATCCAAGTCACTGCACTCTTTAAACGGCGCTGTCCAGTTTATCCATCTGACAGGGTTGAAAGGGGATACTTCTGGTCTTGTCAAAGCGTACCGGGAAAAGCAATTCGACGCCTGTGTCAAGCCCTTTGAGGATAAAATGCAGTATGCGTGGACGGCGGCAGACCTTGTAATATCAAGGGCCGGAGCCGGAACGATCGCCGAACAGATTGCGTTTGAAGTCCCGGGAATATTGATTCCCTATCCCTATGCTTCGGAGAACCATCAGGAGATGAATGCCGAGTTTATGGCCGGGGAAGTGGGCGGTGCAAGGGTCATGACAGAAGCGGGCTATTCCTCCGCGGGCTTCGATCTTCTCATGAAGCAGCTCATCACAAACGAGGACGAACTTTTTACGAAAATGCAAGAAGCGATACGGAACTTTAAAGAAAGAGCGCCAGCAGAAGATATGTGTTCGCTTGTGAAAAAATTGATGCCGACAACGACAGGGGAAAGCTAATGAAGAGCACTCATTTTATTGGAATCGGAGGCATCGGTATGAGCGCCCTTGCCAAAATTCTTCTGATGCAAAAGATTCCCGTGAGCGGAAGCGATATTGCTTCTTCCTACGTTACCGAGGAGCTTAAATCCCTTGGGGCAAAAGTGCATATCGGGCACGATGCCGGCAATGTTCCTCAAGATGCCATTGTAGTCTACAGCACCGACATATCCAAAGACAATCCGGAGTTTCTCTTCGCGATCAAAAATCATATGGAAGTGATGCACAGATCCGATCTTCTGCAGAAGATGATGAAAGGGAAGAAGACAGTCGCCATCGCGGGAACTCATGGCAAAACCACCACCACTTCTCTGATGGCAACGGTATTTACCGAGTGCGGCATGGCTCCGACGTTTGCTGTCGGCGGGTTTGTTAAAAATTATGGAACCAACGCACTGTGGGGCGCTGGCGAACATTTCATCGCCGAAGCAGATGAAAGCGACGGTACATTCCTTAAGTATACACCCTTTGGAGCCATCGTCACAAATATCGGAATGGACCATATGAGCTATTTCGGCACTAAAGAGCGTCTGAAGGAAGCTTTCCTTAAGTTCCTTTTCAAAGTGCAGTCGCACGAGCACCTTTTCTTTTGCAAAGACAACAAAGACCTCAATGAAATGTGCCATCATGGGGTCGGCTACGGATTTGCAGAAGACTCGGAGCTGCGGGGCAGCAATTTTGTGCAGGAGGGTTGGAAGCTCTCTCTCGACATCCGTTTCCATAGCAAGTTCTACAAGAAAGTAGAGGCTCCTCTTGTCGGATTCCACAATGCCCTTAACGTCCTCGCCGTGTTCGGCTACGCCGTGTCCAGCGGAATTCGGGAAGAGGCGATTCGTGCTGCGCTGCTTAAATTCGAGGGTGTCAAGAGAAGGTCGGATGTGATCGCCAAAAAGGAGGGGGTCGTTTTTGTCGACGACTATGCTCACCATCCTACCGAAATCGCGTCGACGCTGCGCGGTCTTAAGTCGGTCTTTCCGGCCAACCGACTTGTGGTTGTTTACCAGCCCCATCGCTATAGCCGGGTCAAAGATTGCAAAGGAGCATTCGGAAAAATATTTGATGATGCCGACGAGCTCATTGTCACTGACATCTATCCAGCCGGTGAGGCGCCTGTCAAGGGAGTGGATGCCATGAATATTGTCGAAGAGGTACTTGATTCTTCCGACGTGTCGACGGTGTTTGTTTCCAAAGACAAGCTTCATGACCATCTGAAGGGCTTTTTGAAGAAGGGCGATGCGGTTGTCTTCATGGGCGCCGGAGACATCTCCTCTTTCGGAAGGCAGTTTGCTTCCCAGTATCAGGCCAGCTGTTCGACGGAATCCATCTCGATTTGTTCATGAGCTGATAAGAGATGGATCCAAGGGTAGAACGAGTCTCTTTCTTGACGGGAGTGGCCATAGTCTTGGGTTCTCTTTGCTTCACGTTCGTCACGGCTTTTATTTCTTACCAGTACTATCAACAGTGGCTGGAAGAGAGGAAGCTTGATCCCAAATATCGTGTGACGGGGGTTGTCCAGACAGGAGCGGTGAAAGAGCCTCTGCCTACGCTGGCGCTGATCGAACTGATGGGGCTTTCTTTGGACAAGCCTTTAAATCTTTACGCCGCGTCCGAAAGAAGGCTGGAGAACCAGCTGATGAAAACGCCCTTTTTCAATCGGGTTAAAGTCAGCAAAGTCTATCCGAATATTCTCTACCTTGACTACGAAGCCAGAAAACCGTTTGCCTATCTGAAAGACTACACCAACATCCTGATTGCCGAAGACGGCACCCTATTGCCTTTTAAACCCTTCTTTCCGCCAAAAAACTTTCCTGTCATTAGCCTGGGGCCTTCGATGATCGGTGTTAGCGACCAAGAGAGTGTTGTCGGCTATGTAATTCCTCAAAAGACTCTGGAGCTAATCAAAAATTTTACGAAAAGTGTCGAGCGTTACTTTGAGGAAAGAGGGTTTCGCGTCGTGTTTATCGATTTTCAGAATGCGGGGGCAGGAAGCGGAGAGCTGTCCGAAATTGTGGTTTTGACGGAAGGCAGAAGGAGGCTTAAGAGCGGCAAAGATATCGATTTGCAGGTTTTGATTCGCTATGCGCTCGATAGCTACAGCGAGACGATTGAGGTGTTTGACCGCATTATACAAAAGGAGTCGCAGCGTATCGATCGGGCGATAGGCAAGAGTGAGGCAGTGACGTCTTGGCACCTGTTGATCGACCTGAGGACTAAGGGAATAGCGCTGGTCTCTCCCTGAATTTCAATTGGGCTCTTGATGTTTCATGACACCCTCAAATGTTGTGATGAATATTGCCTTCGGTATATACCGAAAGTGTCTGAAAATTTGAGGTTTTGCTTTTGGAGAAGTCTCTTCATGAAAGGTTCCGGAGGGCTTTGCTGACGCGGAAAATCAAGTTTTGAGGTGCTTTCGACATAAATCACTAAGCAAGAATTGTTAAAAAGGAAGGTGGGGATGACGCAATACATTGAAATACATTGGACGACGGCTACTATCGACGAGGCGAGGCGTGTTTGTCGCTTCCTCGTCCAGGAAAGGCTTGTCGCCTGTGCACAAATCACGCCTTGGATAGAGTCCATCTACATGTGGAATAACCAGCTGGAAACAACACAGGAGAGCAAGGTCGTATTCAAGGCTCTGCTGGAAAATTTCGATGAGATCAGAGGTGTCATCGAGAAAAATACTTCCTATGAAGTGCCCGAAATCACCTACCGCTTCATCGATGGCGGCAACACCTCCTATCTTGAATGGGTCAAAGAATCGGTCCAAATTGATAAGGCAAGCTCTCAAAAATGAGGCGAAAAAATGGAAGTTATGCGATCCTTGCGCCCTTTGACGCCTTATACCGAAATGCACACCATTTCACCAACAAAGAGAATCAAGCATGAAAGAGTTTATTGAGTACATTGTAAAGAATCTTGTAGACGAGCCGGATCAGGTAACTGTCCATTGCGACCAAGGAGAAAAGGGGCTTGTCGTTGAAATTCGCGTCGGGCAAAAAGACATCGGCAAAGTAGTTGGGCGCAAAGGAACTACGATCAATGCGTTGAGAACCATTGCCATGACGGCGTGCGCAAGGCTGGGCCACAAGGTGCGCGTTGAACTGGTAGAGTAATTATAGGTTGAAGCCATGAAAAAAGAGGGATCCGCTCTTCACTTCGTAAGGTTAGGGAAGGGGGGCATCCCCCTTGTCATGATTCATGGTTTTGGTAATACACTGGAGAATCTACGACCTCTCGCAGAGCTTTTATCGGATACAAGAGAGGTCATCCTGATCGATCTTCCCGGTTTTGGAAATTCCCCTCCGCTAGACTCCGCTGTCTCCGCTGAGGATTTTGCTGCGTTGCTGAAAGACTTCTTGGATAAAGAGGCGATAGCAAAGATCGATATCGCTGGACATTCTTTTGGCGGCAAGGTCGGAATGATGTTTTCCTCCCTATATCCCGACAGGATAAGAAAGCTGGTGCTGATCGCTACTTCAGGACTCAGGAGAAAGCGGACGCTTACTCAGTCTCTCAGGTTTCATTCAGTTAAAACGCTTGGCAAAGCGGTTAAGCTGTTTGATAAACTCTCTGGCAAGCACCTCTTCAAAAGCTGGTTCGCTCCCCAATTTGGTTCGAGTGATTACAATCTTTTCCCCCATGTGAGAAATATTCTCGTTCGCTCGGTCAATGAAAACGTTGACGATAAGATTTTCAAAATCAAGACTCCCACCTTAATCTTGTTTGGAGGGAGGGATCAGGAGACTCCACCGGAAATGGGGCATCGCCTGAACCGTATGATAAGACAGTCTCAGCTTGTAATCTATCCGACGCTCGATCATAGGCCGTTTGAAGATGTCGGAAGGCATCTGATGCAAAAGCATATTCATCAATTTTTGGAAGATTTCTCCCTGGTGCGCAAATGATCTCTCTTCTATCTCTGCTCGCGGCATTTTCTTTTTTTATCTACCGCAGGATGAAGAGGCTTTTACGCTACCTGCAGCAAGACGATTATATTCCTTCGAGATTCGTTCGATGGTTTGTTGAGAAAAAAGCTTTTGATATGAGGGGATCGGCCGTCGCTCTTTGCGGAGGGGCGATATCCCTTTTGGGCTGGGAAGCCACCCCCTGGATGGCTTTAGGCTATCTGGTCATTGGACTCATGGAGAATAACCCAGAGAAATCAGGGAAGATGCCGCTTAAAATGACAGCGAGGGCAAAGCGTATTTTATGGGTTGCCTCGGCCATGCCCGCCCTCTGTTTTGCGATGCTTCTTCTACTCTTTTATCGCTTCTTTCCTGCCTGGCCCGCAGCTCTTCTGATCAGCCAGGCGGTGCCTCTTTACCTTCTTGCAGCCGTGGCAGTTTTGAGCATTGACGAGACGAGGCGGCAGAGACGTTTTATGGAGGAGGCAAAGAAAAGGCTTCTTGACGTCAACCCCCTCGTGATCGGGATCACGGGAAGTTACGGTAAAACGACGACAAAACATTTTCTATCCAAGCTGATGCAGCAATCTCTGGGTCCTACGTTTTTTCCCGGAAAAGGCGTCAACACCCCCATGGGAATAACACGTGAGATCCGCGAGCGCCTGAAAGACCGCACTCCTTATGCGGTGGTGGAAATGGCGGCGTACGGGAAGGGATCTATCCATCGTTTAACCAAACTGACTCCGCCCAGAGGGGCAATCTTAACAATTATCGGTAAAGCCCACCTGGAGAGGTTTGGCAGTCAGGAGATGATCCGCAAGACAAAGGCGGAGCTGGCAGAGGCAGTTCCGGAAGATGGCTTTTTGGTATTGAACGGTGACGATCCACTCTGCAGAAAAATTGGCTTGGAGAACCCTAAAAAGGCTGTCTTGTACTATGGTTACAGTGAAGATCTCGGGCCTCTCGATTTAAAAATGACACTTCTAAAAAGCGGTGCCGCTGGCACGGAAGTGGAATTTCTTTGGAGGGGAAAACCCTATACGGCAACGGTTTCACTGCATGGCAAGCCCATCATCGCCAATCTCGGATCGGCCTTTTTGACTGTTTGCCACCTCGGTGCCGATCCTGCTTTTGTCACTGCACTGCTTCCTCATCTTGAAGCGTACGATAACAGACTGCAGGTGCGCCGCGAGGGCGACATCACGGTCTTGCACGACGCTTACAACTCCAACCCGAGCGGCTTTAAAGCTGCTGTCGATGTGCTCGCTTCCGTTGACGGGAAGCGGCGTATTCTGATGACTCCGGGAATGATCGAACTGGCTGAAGAGCAGGAGAAAGAGAACGAAGAGGTTGCTTTTGCCTCCGCCAAAGTAGCTGATTTAGCGCTGATTGTCGGAGAGACAAACCGAGAGGCCCTCAAGAGAGGTCTTTTAAAAGGGGGCATGAGCCCGGAAAACATCCTCTTTTTTAAAGGGCGAGACGAAGCATTTCACTATCTGAAAGACAATAGGAAGGAGGGAGATGTTCTCTTAATCGAGAACGATCTTCTTGACCTTCATGAAGCTAAAGAAGCTTTTTAACGACCGGGTGCACCATGGCTAAACGTAAATGCATCGCCGTAATGTATGGCGGCAGATCTTCCGAGCATGAGATATCCATTATCACCGCGCTCCAATCGATGCAGGCTATCGACCCCCTATCCTACGAGGTAATTCCTGTGTATCTTGCCTTGGATGGTAAGTGGTATACCGGAGAGGGGCTTTACGATAAAAAAACCTACACCCGGTTCGATGCGGAGAAGAAAAAGCTGAGGGAGATCCTGCTTCCGGCAGATCCCTCCATTCGCGGATTTGTTCCTGTCGAGGGGGGAGTCGTTTCCTTGACCAAACCGTTTCGGCCTGACGCCTGCCTGTTGGCGTTCCACGGGCAATATGGCGAAGACGGCTGCGTTCAAGGGCTGCTTGAGCTAGCTTCCATTCCCTATACCGGCTGCCAGGTCATGGCCTCTTCCGTGGCGATGAATAAGACAGTGTGCAAAAAGGTGGCGCAGGCAGAGGGAATTCCAACTCTTCCCTATGTGGAAGTCAAACGGCAGGCGGCGGTAAAGGATATTTGCAAGCTTGCTAAGGAGGTCGAGGACCGCTTGGGGAAAGATTCCTATCCCTACTTTGTGAAACCTGTGCATTTAGGTTCTTCGATCGGCATATCCAAAGCCGGCCATCTGGAGGCTTTAAAGGTCTCTCTGGCCAAAGCGCTTCAGTATGATGAAAAGGCTCTGGTGGAGCCTTGCGTTACCAACATCATGGAAATCAACGTAGCTGTGCTGGACACAAACCCCATCCGCACTTCGGTGGTGGAGATCCCTTTGTCATCGGGCGGGGCCTTGAGCTATGAGGATAAGTATATGCGGGGGGGATCGAAAACATCGGCGGCAAGTCAGGGGATGGCCTCGTTGCAGAGAGTGATCGACCCGGTTGACCTCTCATGCGAGATCAAACGCCGCGCACAAGATTTTGCCGCCCGGTTTTATGAATCAATCGGAGCCAAAGGGATCGCCCGGCTCGACTTTATCTTGGATTTAAACAGCGACACTCTCTACTTCAACGAGATCAACCCGATTCCCGGCTCTCTCTCGTTTTATCTTTGGGAGAAGTCAGAGCCCAGAATGCTCTATCCGGACCTGATCCACCACCTGATCGAATCGGCGCTCTCGGGCGCTGCTGCCAAAGATTGCCTGGTTCCGCTAGTTGGTTTCAAAGCGCTTAAGTATACCGAAACAAATTGAAGAATTGGTCTTTGGCTTCGTCGGGTTTACTTAAGAATTTTCGTTCTCACTCGCGCCTTGCCTCTCGGCAATGGTCGCTCGCTCTGGACAAAAATTCTTAAGGCCCTCCTGGCCAAATTTCCAATTCTTCAAGTTGTTGCGGTATAGCTTTTCGCTTTTCCCGAAAGAGGCCGGAGGTGACGCCCTCCGGCCCTGTCATCCAAAGAATTGGCTCTATACTCTCTCTCTTGTGAACTGATCGAAAGCAAGCAAAGCATCGGCGGCATACATCAGAGAAGGGCCTCCTCCCATATAGATGGCCATGCCGAGCACCTCTGCTACTTCTTCCCGTGACGCGCCGAGACGCGCGAGAGCTTTGGCGTGATAGCCCAGACACCCATCGCATCGTGCAGCGACGCCGAGCGCAAGCGCGATCATCTCTTTAGTTTTTTCATCGAGCACCTTGGTCGTCGTCGCTGATCTTGCCATAGTGGTGAAAC
Coding sequences within:
- a CDS encoding glucose-6-phosphate isomerase, with product MERNKMEEEEVAFDEMASVQRLHELKLIAPDMTEQGIFSEERIKNHVARGAGITLLYAPERVDETILGELETLAKEAGVLSKMQRMQSGEVMNCIKGHQSENRAVLHTAVRDFFGEENNSGPAKEAAAMAKIECDKLKQFLSSIGDEFSELFMIGIGGSDLGPSAIYYALEHLLIKGRKVHFINNIDPDSLALAVKGADLKRSLAVVVSKSGSTIETKTNEEFLRSKFKAAGLDPGRHFIAVTGEGSEMDDARRYLKVFYIWDWIGGRYSSTSMVGGVLLGFALGFDTFWEFLKGAHAMDQVALREDIRSNLPLMGALLSVWNRNFLGMATLAIIPYAQGMSRFPAHIQQLSMESNGKHIDRRGNTVSHRTGMVIWGEPGTNAQHSFFQLIHQGTDTIPLEFIGFKESRFGDDYTFEKTTSQEKLIANLIAQAIALAIGQKSNNPNREFLGNRPSHLLIAKRQDPFTIGALLAYFEHKVAFEGFIWNINSFDQEGVQLGKVLANKVLNRMPSMKSASDPFPVADAFIKHFGDV
- a CDS encoding UDP-N-acetylglucosamine--N-acetylmuramyl-(pentapeptide) pyrophosphoryl-undecaprenol N-acetylglucosamine transferase — protein: MVKRVMICTGGTGGHVFPALALARQLKEEMPSLYICFAGGGLSQNRFFDKEAYPFKEVLCGYFPLKNPLKCVASAGKVMAGVIQSGRILDEVKPDLVIGFGSYHTLPLLIATKLRGVPYILHAADSIPGKVIRLMSGSALATGITFPMARKYLRGPVVDVGSPLREDLRQGRPEKEEALARYGLKAGKKTVLIFGGSQGAAFINEMMETASKSLHSLNGAVQFIHLTGLKGDTSGLVKAYREKQFDACVKPFEDKMQYAWTAADLVISRAGAGTIAEQIAFEVPGILIPYPYASENHQEMNAEFMAGEVGGARVMTEAGYSSAGFDLLMKQLITNEDELFTKMQEAIRNFKERAPAEDMCSLVKKLMPTTTGES
- the murC gene encoding UDP-N-acetylmuramate--L-alanine ligase, which codes for MKSTHFIGIGGIGMSALAKILLMQKIPVSGSDIASSYVTEELKSLGAKVHIGHDAGNVPQDAIVVYSTDISKDNPEFLFAIKNHMEVMHRSDLLQKMMKGKKTVAIAGTHGKTTTTSLMATVFTECGMAPTFAVGGFVKNYGTNALWGAGEHFIAEADESDGTFLKYTPFGAIVTNIGMDHMSYFGTKERLKEAFLKFLFKVQSHEHLFFCKDNKDLNEMCHHGVGYGFAEDSELRGSNFVQEGWKLSLDIRFHSKFYKKVEAPLVGFHNALNVLAVFGYAVSSGIREEAIRAALLKFEGVKRRSDVIAKKEGVVFVDDYAHHPTEIASTLRGLKSVFPANRLVVVYQPHRYSRVKDCKGAFGKIFDDADELIVTDIYPAGEAPVKGVDAMNIVEEVLDSSDVSTVFVSKDKLHDHLKGFLKKGDAVVFMGAGDISSFGRQFASQYQASCSTESISICS
- the cutA gene encoding divalent-cation tolerance protein CutA; its protein translation is MTQYIEIHWTTATIDEARRVCRFLVQERLVACAQITPWIESIYMWNNQLETTQESKVVFKALLENFDEIRGVIEKNTSYEVPEITYRFIDGGNTSYLEWVKESVQIDKASSQK
- a CDS encoding KH domain-containing protein, with the protein product MKEFIEYIVKNLVDEPDQVTVHCDQGEKGLVVEIRVGQKDIGKVVGRKGTTINALRTIAMTACARLGHKVRVELVE
- a CDS encoding alpha/beta fold hydrolase — encoded protein: MKKEGSALHFVRLGKGGIPLVMIHGFGNTLENLRPLAELLSDTREVILIDLPGFGNSPPLDSAVSAEDFAALLKDFLDKEAIAKIDIAGHSFGGKVGMMFSSLYPDRIRKLVLIATSGLRRKRTLTQSLRFHSVKTLGKAVKLFDKLSGKHLFKSWFAPQFGSSDYNLFPHVRNILVRSVNENVDDKIFKIKTPTLILFGGRDQETPPEMGHRLNRMIRQSQLVIYPTLDHRPFEDVGRHLMQKHIHQFLEDFSLVRK
- a CDS encoding Mur ligase family protein; this translates as MISLLSLLAAFSFFIYRRMKRLLRYLQQDDYIPSRFVRWFVEKKAFDMRGSAVALCGGAISLLGWEATPWMALGYLVIGLMENNPEKSGKMPLKMTARAKRILWVASAMPALCFAMLLLLFYRFFPAWPAALLISQAVPLYLLAAVAVLSIDETRRQRRFMEEAKKRLLDVNPLVIGITGSYGKTTTKHFLSKLMQQSLGPTFFPGKGVNTPMGITREIRERLKDRTPYAVVEMAAYGKGSIHRLTKLTPPRGAILTIIGKAHLERFGSQEMIRKTKAELAEAVPEDGFLVLNGDDPLCRKIGLENPKKAVLYYGYSEDLGPLDLKMTLLKSGAAGTEVEFLWRGKPYTATVSLHGKPIIANLGSAFLTVCHLGADPAFVTALLPHLEAYDNRLQVRREGDITVLHDAYNSNPSGFKAAVDVLASVDGKRRILMTPGMIELAEEQEKENEEVAFASAKVADLALIVGETNREALKRGLLKGGMSPENILFFKGRDEAFHYLKDNRKEGDVLLIENDLLDLHEAKEAF
- a CDS encoding D-alanine--D-alanine ligase family protein, which produces MYGGRSSEHEISIITALQSMQAIDPLSYEVIPVYLALDGKWYTGEGLYDKKTYTRFDAEKKKLREILLPADPSIRGFVPVEGGVVSLTKPFRPDACLLAFHGQYGEDGCVQGLLELASIPYTGCQVMASSVAMNKTVCKKVAQAEGIPTLPYVEVKRQAAVKDICKLAKEVEDRLGKDSYPYFVKPVHLGSSIGISKAGHLEALKVSLAKALQYDEKALVEPCVTNIMEINVAVLDTNPIRTSVVEIPLSSGGALSYEDKYMRGGSKTSAASQGMASLQRVIDPVDLSCEIKRRAQDFAARFYESIGAKGIARLDFILDLNSDTLYFNEINPIPGSLSFYLWEKSEPRMLYPDLIHHLIESALSGAAAKDCLVPLVGFKALKYTETN
- a CDS encoding carboxymuconolactone decarboxylase family protein, translating into MTKDYKSIIGDISAYSKELHKLIPDTMAGFTTMARSATTTKVLDEKTKEMIALALGVAARCDGCLGYHAKALARLGASREEVAEVLGMAIYMGGGPSLMYAADALLAFDQFTRERV